A genomic region of Herbaspirillum sp. DW155 contains the following coding sequences:
- a CDS encoding DMT family transporter, translating to MTAAHSPLHATPRQAFLGGLLLAIVGAVFFSAKAIVAKLMYRYQVDAVMVITLRMLFSFPMFAAVALWKARTQPPLARADVLRIVVLGLMGYYLSSFLDFLGLQYISAGLERLILFLTPSFVMLIAFFFFKRKVGLIEWAALLVSYFGTVLVLQHDLHTGGSNVILGSALVLGSALSYSIYLISSGELVRRVGAVRLVAYAMCVSSVACVIQFFVLRAPSELITQVAPVYQLSLFNAVFCTVLPVFLTMVAVARIGAPTAAQAGLVGPVSTLFMGAVLLDEPITGIQLAGTALVLAGMWLLSRKKR from the coding sequence ATGACTGCCGCTCACTCCCCCCTTCACGCCACCCCGCGCCAGGCCTTCCTGGGCGGACTGCTGCTGGCCATCGTCGGCGCCGTCTTCTTTTCCGCCAAGGCCATCGTGGCCAAGCTGATGTACCGCTACCAGGTCGATGCGGTCATGGTGATCACGCTGCGCATGCTGTTTTCCTTCCCCATGTTCGCCGCCGTGGCGCTCTGGAAGGCCCGCACCCAGCCGCCGCTGGCGCGTGCCGACGTGCTGCGCATCGTGGTGCTGGGGCTGATGGGCTATTACCTGTCGAGCTTTCTCGATTTCCTCGGCCTGCAATACATCTCGGCCGGGCTGGAACGGTTGATCCTGTTCCTGACGCCTTCCTTCGTCATGCTGATCGCCTTTTTCTTCTTCAAGCGCAAGGTCGGGCTGATCGAATGGGCGGCGCTGCTGGTGTCCTACTTCGGCACGGTGCTGGTGCTGCAGCATGATCTGCATACCGGCGGCAGCAACGTCATCCTCGGCAGCGCCCTGGTGCTGGGCTCGGCCTTGAGCTATTCGATCTACCTGATTTCTTCCGGCGAACTGGTGCGCCGGGTTGGTGCGGTGCGGCTGGTGGCGTATGCCATGTGCGTCTCCAGCGTGGCCTGCGTGATCCAGTTCTTCGTGCTGCGCGCGCCCTCCGAGCTGATCACGCAGGTGGCACCGGTGTACCAGCTCTCGCTCTTCAATGCGGTCTTTTGCACCGTGCTGCCGGTGTTCCTGACCATGGTGGCGGTGGCCCGCATCGGCGCGCCCACCGCTGCCCAGGCGGGCCTGGTGGGGCCGGTCTCGACGCTCTTCATGGGCGCCGTGCTGCTGG
- the rsfS gene encoding ribosome silencing factor, producing MDIKKLQTLVVDALEDVKAQEIRIYDTSHLTSLFDRVAIASGTSNRQTKALAASVRDKVKAKGGNVVSVEGEDTGEWVLVDLGDMIVHIMQPAIRTYYRLEEIWGDKEVKLGAAKRTGTSAAAKRAAADEAPAPKTRRTRAQAEAVEASQALDDDEDAPKKPARKPRATATSTTGTRAAAGTTRTTRTTGTKTTAAKTTTTRGTAAGSKTTTTKAGTTRKAAAPKTPTGKTVRVAPAKSETAKKPAAKRTSKA from the coding sequence ATGGACATCAAAAAACTGCAAACCCTGGTCGTGGACGCCCTGGAAGACGTCAAGGCCCAAGAAATCCGCATCTATGACACCTCGCACCTGACCAGCCTGTTCGACCGCGTGGCCATCGCCTCCGGTACCTCGAACCGCCAGACCAAGGCGCTGGCCGCGTCCGTGCGCGACAAGGTGAAGGCCAAGGGCGGCAACGTCGTCAGCGTCGAAGGCGAAGACACCGGTGAATGGGTGCTGGTCGACCTGGGTGACATGATCGTGCACATCATGCAGCCGGCCATCCGCACCTACTACCGCCTGGAAGAAATCTGGGGCGACAAGGAAGTCAAGCTGGGCGCGGCCAAGCGCACCGGCACCTCGGCTGCCGCCAAGCGCGCCGCGGCCGACGAAGCCCCGGCCCCCAAGACCCGCCGCACCCGCGCCCAGGCGGAAGCCGTCGAAGCCAGCCAGGCCCTGGATGACGACGAGGACGCACCGAAGAAGCCGGCCCGCAAGCCGCGCGCAACTGCCACCAGCACCACCGGTACCCGCGCTGCCGCAGGCACGACCCGCACCACCCGTACCACCGGCACCAAGACCACCGCAGCCAAGACCACCACCACCCGTGGCACCGCTGCCGGCAGCAAGACCACTACCACCAAGGCCGGCACTACCCGCAAGGCGGCTGCGCCCAAGACCCCGACCGGCAAGACCGTGCGCGTGGCGCCCGCCAAGAGCGAGACCGCCAAGAAGCCGGCCGCCAAGCGTACCAGCAAGGCTTGA
- the purD gene encoding phosphoribosylamine--glycine ligase — protein sequence MKILVVGSGGREHALAWAIAKSPRIQTVYVAPGNGGTALDERLQNIAITDPVALADFVEQEHVALTVVGPEGPLAAGIVNVFRARGLKIFGPTKEAAQLESSKDFAKAFMQRHAIPTAEYQTFSDVAAAHDYIAQKGAPIVIKADGLAAGKGVVVAMTLEEAHTAVDMMLSDNKLGDAGARVVIEEFLAGEEASFIVMVDGKNILPLATSQDHKRLQDHDRGPNTGGMGAYSPAPIVTPALHARVMREIIIPTVQGMAKDGIPFSGFLYAGLMIDAEGNPKTLEFNCRMGDPETQPIMARLKTDLLTVFEHAVTGTLDKIELEWDRRTALGVVMAAHGYPDEPRKGDLITDIPAETADCVTFHAGTVLNGDKLTTNGGRVLCVVGLGDSVKVAQKHAYDAADLIHFAGSQMRRDIGWRALKR from the coding sequence ATGAAAATCCTAGTTGTTGGCTCCGGTGGCCGTGAACATGCGCTGGCCTGGGCCATTGCCAAGTCGCCGCGCATCCAGACGGTCTATGTTGCCCCCGGCAATGGCGGCACCGCGCTCGACGAGCGCCTGCAGAACATCGCCATCACCGATCCCGTGGCCCTGGCCGATTTCGTCGAGCAGGAGCACGTGGCGCTGACCGTGGTCGGCCCGGAAGGCCCGCTGGCCGCCGGCATCGTCAACGTCTTCCGCGCCCGTGGCCTGAAGATCTTCGGCCCCACCAAGGAAGCGGCGCAACTGGAAAGCTCCAAGGACTTCGCCAAGGCCTTCATGCAGCGTCACGCGATCCCCACCGCCGAGTACCAGACCTTCTCGGACGTGGCCGCCGCGCATGACTACATCGCCCAGAAGGGCGCGCCCATCGTCATCAAGGCCGATGGCCTGGCCGCCGGCAAGGGCGTGGTGGTCGCCATGACGCTGGAAGAAGCGCATACGGCCGTGGACATGATGCTCTCTGACAACAAGCTGGGCGACGCCGGTGCGCGCGTGGTGATCGAGGAATTCCTGGCGGGTGAAGAAGCTTCCTTCATCGTCATGGTCGACGGCAAGAACATCCTGCCGCTGGCCACCAGCCAGGACCACAAGCGCCTGCAGGATCACGACCGGGGCCCCAACACCGGCGGCATGGGCGCCTATTCCCCCGCCCCCATCGTCACCCCGGCGCTGCATGCACGCGTGATGCGCGAGATCATCATCCCGACCGTGCAGGGCATGGCCAAGGATGGCATCCCCTTCTCCGGCTTCCTGTATGCGGGCCTGATGATCGACGCCGAGGGCAATCCCAAGACGCTGGAATTCAACTGCCGCATGGGCGATCCCGAAACCCAGCCGATCATGGCGCGCCTGAAAACCGATCTGCTGACGGTGTTCGAACACGCCGTGACCGGCACCCTGGACAAGATCGAACTGGAATGGGACCGCCGCACCGCGCTGGGCGTGGTGATGGCTGCCCATGGCTATCCGGACGAACCGCGCAAGGGTGACCTGATCACCGACATCCCGGCCGAGACCGCCGATTGCGTGACCTTCCACGCCGGCACCGTCCTCAACGGCGACAAGCTCACCACCAACGGTGGCCGCGTGCTGTGCGTGGTGGGCCTGGGCGACAGCGTGAAGGTGGCGCAGAAGCACGCCTATGACGCTGCCGACCTGATCCACTTCGCCGGCTCGCAGATGCGCCGTGATATCGGCTGGCGCGCACTCAAGCGCTAA
- a CDS encoding helicase HerA-like C-terminal domain-containing protein, translated as MINPLPIATHSGGPLCLLPQLANRHGCITGATGTGKTVTLQVLAQALSDIGVPVFMADVKGDLSGLGKAGSASPKTAARLAQLGLPEPAWAAAPVAFWDVYGEQGHPVRATVSDMGPLMLARMLNLNDTQQGVLQLVFKIADDHGLLLLDTKDLRAMLQHVGENAAQFKTEYGNISAASVGAIQRGLIAIDEQGGDRFFGEPMLNIEDWMQTDAQGRGIINILAADRLMNAPRLYSTFLLWMLSELFEHLPEVGDLDKPKMAFFFDEAHLLFDEAPKPLLQKIEQVVRLIRSKGVGIYFVTQNPLDIPDTVLGQLGNRVQHALRAYTPRDQKAVQAAAETFRPNPLVNTAQAITELGVGEALVSFLDEKGRPNMVERGYVLTPASQIGPLSEQERRALIASSLVAGVYEQAIDRESAYERLKGRAVQQPQAPAPQTAPAPVDDNAWGASAGRNVPAPASTSRPSGGTRMPPPQPQPSAPQQGEGGGLGDLLKDAAGGIFGSGGGNRRSDSPLQAMVKSAARSIGSQVGRELIRGVLGSLMKKR; from the coding sequence ATGATTAATCCGCTCCCCATCGCCACCCATTCAGGCGGGCCACTGTGCCTGCTGCCGCAACTGGCCAACCGCCACGGCTGCATCACCGGCGCCACCGGCACCGGCAAGACGGTCACGCTGCAGGTGCTGGCCCAGGCGCTTTCCGACATCGGCGTGCCGGTCTTCATGGCCGACGTCAAGGGTGATCTCTCCGGCCTGGGCAAGGCCGGCAGCGCCTCACCCAAGACCGCCGCACGCCTGGCCCAGCTGGGCCTGCCAGAGCCGGCCTGGGCGGCTGCACCCGTGGCCTTCTGGGATGTCTACGGCGAGCAGGGCCATCCGGTGCGCGCCACCGTTTCGGACATGGGGCCGCTGATGCTGGCCCGCATGCTCAATCTGAACGATACCCAGCAGGGCGTGCTGCAGCTGGTCTTCAAGATTGCCGACGATCATGGCCTGCTGCTGCTCGACACCAAAGACCTGCGCGCCATGCTGCAGCACGTGGGCGAGAACGCGGCCCAGTTCAAGACCGAATACGGCAACATCTCGGCCGCCAGCGTGGGCGCCATCCAGCGCGGGCTGATTGCCATCGATGAACAGGGCGGCGACCGCTTCTTCGGCGAACCCATGCTCAACATCGAGGACTGGATGCAGACCGATGCCCAGGGGCGCGGCATCATCAACATCCTCGCCGCCGACAGGCTCATGAACGCGCCGCGCCTGTATTCCACCTTCCTGCTGTGGATGCTCTCGGAACTCTTCGAGCACCTGCCCGAGGTAGGCGACCTGGACAAGCCCAAGATGGCCTTCTTCTTCGATGAGGCGCACCTGCTCTTCGATGAGGCCCCCAAGCCGCTCCTGCAGAAGATCGAGCAGGTGGTGCGCCTGATCCGCTCCAAGGGTGTGGGCATCTACTTCGTCACCCAGAATCCGCTGGACATCCCCGACACCGTGCTGGGCCAGCTGGGCAACCGCGTGCAGCACGCCCTGCGCGCCTACACCCCGCGCGACCAGAAGGCGGTGCAGGCGGCCGCTGAAACCTTCCGTCCCAATCCCCTGGTCAATACCGCCCAGGCCATTACCGAGCTGGGTGTGGGCGAGGCGCTGGTGTCCTTCCTCGATGAGAAGGGCCGCCCCAACATGGTCGAACGCGGCTACGTGCTGACCCCGGCGTCGCAGATCGGTCCGCTCAGTGAGCAGGAGCGGCGTGCTTTGATTGCTTCCTCGCTGGTGGCCGGGGTGTATGAACAGGCCATCGACCGGGAATCGGCCTATGAACGCCTGAAAGGCCGTGCCGTGCAGCAGCCGCAGGCCCCGGCGCCGCAAACGGCGCCCGCGCCCGTGGATGACAATGCCTGGGGCGCCTCGGCCGGCCGCAATGTCCCCGCCCCGGCCAGCACGTCGCGCCCGAGCGGCGGCACGCGCATGCCGCCGCCTCAGCCGCAACCCTCTGCGCCACAACAAGGCGAGGGCGGCGGGCTGGGTGATCTGCTCAAGGATGCCGCAGGCGGCATTTTTGGCAGCGGTGGCGGCAACCGCCGCAGCGATTCGCCGCTGCAGGCCATGGTCAAGTCGGCCGCGCGCAGCATCGGTTCACAGGTCGGACGTGAACTGATCCGTGGCGTGCTCGGCTCGCTGATGAAGAAGCGCTGA
- a CDS encoding nicotinate-nucleotide adenylyltransferase, which yields MAPPAAQRCIAVLGGSFDPVHNGHVLLAEHFVQLLQPDELRVIPTGNPWQKHGLQATPADRVEMVRLAFDRQQVPVVIDEQEIRRASATYTIDTLRALRAELGPEVSIVFLMGADQLQHLDTWQHWQELFEYAHLCAASRPGFALADAHVPPAVREEFKRRSAAPQEIRSTPHGYGYLALGLAVDISSTEIRAQLQRGIRPDSLIPGRVLDYIEQQHLYRTQ from the coding sequence ATGGCGCCGCCTGCGGCGCAACGCTGCATTGCCGTGCTCGGCGGCAGCTTCGATCCGGTGCACAATGGCCACGTCCTGCTGGCCGAGCATTTCGTGCAACTGCTGCAGCCTGACGAGCTGCGCGTGATTCCCACCGGCAATCCGTGGCAGAAGCATGGCTTGCAGGCCACACCGGCCGATCGCGTGGAAATGGTCAGGCTGGCTTTCGACCGCCAGCAGGTGCCGGTGGTCATCGATGAACAGGAAATCCGCCGTGCCAGCGCGACCTACACCATCGATACCCTGCGCGCCTTGCGCGCCGAGCTGGGACCGGAGGTCTCCATCGTTTTCCTGATGGGCGCCGACCAGCTGCAGCATCTGGATACCTGGCAGCACTGGCAGGAACTGTTCGAGTACGCGCATCTGTGCGCGGCCTCGCGGCCCGGCTTCGCGCTGGCCGATGCGCACGTGCCGCCGGCCGTGCGCGAAGAATTCAAGCGGCGCAGCGCTGCGCCGCAAGAGATCCGCAGCACCCCGCACGGATACGGCTACCTGGCCCTCGGGCTGGCGGTCGATATCTCATCGACTGAAATCCGTGCCCAGCTGCAACGCGGCATCCGACCCGATTCGCTGATCCCGGGCAGGGTGCTAGACTATATCGAACAACAACATCTGTACCGAACTCAATAA
- the rlmH gene encoding 23S rRNA (pseudouridine(1915)-N(3))-methyltransferase RlmH — MQLVIAAVGHKMPAWIETGFQEYAKRMPPECRIILKEIKPVERSGSRTAETVMAQEREKIEAALPKGARVIALDERGRDWTSVQLSQQLVQWQQDGRDVAFVIGGADGLDPGFKAGADTLIRISSMTLPHGMVRVMLAEQLYRAWSITQNHPYHRA, encoded by the coding sequence ATGCAGCTGGTGATCGCTGCCGTCGGCCACAAGATGCCGGCGTGGATCGAGACCGGCTTTCAGGAGTATGCCAAGCGCATGCCACCGGAATGCCGGATCATCCTCAAGGAAATCAAACCCGTCGAACGCTCCGGCAGCCGCACGGCAGAAACCGTGATGGCGCAGGAGCGCGAGAAGATCGAAGCGGCGCTGCCCAAGGGTGCGCGCGTGATCGCGCTGGACGAGCGCGGCCGCGACTGGACCTCGGTGCAGCTGTCGCAGCAACTGGTGCAGTGGCAACAGGATGGACGCGACGTGGCCTTCGTCATCGGGGGGGCCGATGGCCTCGATCCGGGCTTCAAGGCCGGTGCCGATACGCTCATCCGCATCTCCAGCATGACCTTGCCGCACGGCATGGTGCGGGTGATGCTGGCCGAGCAGTTGTACCGGGCCTGGTCGATCACGCAGAACCATCCCTACCACCGCGCCTGA
- a CDS encoding Maf family protein: MKQADHKIYLASKSPRRRELLRQIGIDFELLLSDKEVDESVLPGEAPLDYVARVTRAKLDSAQQTMILRQLPHRPLLAADTTVVVDDMILGKPADHDEAVRMISLLSGRTHQVLTSVAVGVTHGVDTDVWQIVQQSDVSFAPLAEQAIAAYCNTVEPYDKAGAYGIQGLASVFISHIVGSHSGIMGLPLFETAQLLQQAGVRIL; this comes from the coding sequence ATGAAACAAGCGGACCACAAAATCTATCTCGCCTCGAAAAGCCCGCGCCGCCGCGAACTGCTGCGCCAGATCGGCATCGATTTCGAACTGCTGCTCTCGGACAAGGAAGTCGACGAAAGCGTGCTGCCCGGCGAAGCCCCGCTGGACTACGTTGCCCGCGTCACCCGCGCCAAGCTCGACAGCGCCCAGCAGACCATGATCCTGCGCCAGCTGCCGCACCGCCCGCTGCTCGCGGCCGATACCACCGTGGTGGTCGATGACATGATCCTGGGCAAGCCGGCCGATCACGATGAAGCCGTGCGCATGATCTCCCTGCTCTCCGGCCGCACGCACCAGGTACTGACCAGCGTGGCGGTAGGCGTGACGCACGGGGTGGATACTGACGTCTGGCAGATCGTGCAGCAATCCGACGTCAGCTTCGCGCCGCTTGCCGAGCAGGCCATCGCGGCCTACTGCAATACGGTGGAACCCTACGACAAGGCCGGTGCCTATGGCATCCAGGGCCTGGCTTCGGTCTTCATCAGTCATATCGTGGGCAGCCATTCCGGTATCATGGGGCTGCCGCTCTTCGAGACGGCTCAACTATTACAACAAGCGGGGGTCCGCATCCTATGA
- a CDS encoding mechanosensitive ion channel family protein, producing the protein MPSHLLNFETLINLYLVPFGLKVIAAIAIWVVGGMLINTLSKVVRRVLTARQFETTLVNYASSAMHVILRILLVMGILEVCGIPTTSFAAMIGAVGVALGVAWSGLLSNFAAGIFLVVLRPFKVGDYITAAGQTGTVSDIGLVTTIITTDNNLRVIIGNNKLFSENIINYNVNATRRTDLRCQIAYSVDPQQAIAKLSERINAIPNVLQTPAPGIVIQEFNATGTLIALRVHAPTPNFGQVYNDVQNAIAEVCLKEGWPAPATYQVAVPLAQPPQN; encoded by the coding sequence ATGCCAAGCCACCTGCTCAATTTTGAAACTTTGATCAACCTTTACCTGGTTCCCTTCGGCCTGAAGGTGATCGCCGCCATCGCCATCTGGGTGGTCGGCGGCATGCTCATCAATACCTTGTCCAAGGTCGTGCGCCGGGTGCTGACCGCGCGCCAGTTCGAGACTACCCTGGTCAACTATGCCAGCTCGGCCATGCACGTCATCCTGCGCATCCTGCTGGTGATGGGCATCCTGGAAGTGTGCGGCATCCCCACGACTTCCTTTGCCGCCATGATCGGCGCGGTCGGCGTGGCGCTGGGTGTGGCCTGGTCGGGCCTGCTGTCGAACTTCGCGGCCGGCATCTTCCTGGTGGTGCTGCGCCCCTTCAAGGTGGGCGACTACATCACCGCCGCCGGCCAGACCGGTACCGTCTCCGACATTGGTCTCGTGACCACCATCATCACCACCGACAACAACCTGCGCGTGATCATCGGCAACAACAAGCTGTTCTCGGAAAACATCATCAACTACAACGTCAACGCCACCCGCCGCACCGACCTGCGTTGCCAGATTGCCTACAGCGTCGATCCGCAGCAGGCCATCGCCAAGCTCAGCGAGCGCATCAATGCCATCCCCAACGTATTGCAGACGCCGGCGCCGGGCATCGTGATCCAGGAGTTCAACGCCACCGGCACCCTGATCGCCCTGCGCGTGCACGCGCCCACGCCCAATTTCGGCCAGGTCTACAACGACGTGCAAAACGCCATCGCCGAGGTCTGCCTGAAGGAAGGCTGGCCGGCCCCCGCGACCTATCAGGTGGCCGTGCCGCTGGCTCAACCGCCGCAAAACTGA
- the rng gene encoding ribonuclease G, translating to MSEDILINITPQETRVALILQGAVQELHIERTLSRGLAGNIYLGKVVRVLPGMQSAFIDIGLERAAFLHVADIWEARPHDGQNTPAIPIEKLLHDGQTITVQVIKDPIGTKGARLSTQISIAGRMLVYLPQDKHIGISQRIENEAERELLRSKVQALLPPEEKGGFIIRTMAEDASDTDLQMDVEYLRTTWATIIKQAKTKPAPTLLHQDLSLAQRVLRDFVSDHTATIQVDSRENFHMLQEFGAIYTPSVLPKLMHYRGERPLFDLYGVEEEIERALGRRVDLKSGGYLIVDQTEAMTTIDVNTGSFVNGRNFDDTIFKTNLEAAHAIARQLRLRNLGGIIILDFIDMESTEHRQAVLAELGKALQRDRTKISVSGFSTLGLVEMTRKRTRESLAHILCETCPACKGRGQVKTPRTVCYEILREVMREAKQFNPREFRILASQVVVDMFLEEESQHLAMLGDFIGKPVSLQVQSDYQQEQYDIILM from the coding sequence ATGAGCGAAGACATCCTCATCAACATCACGCCGCAGGAGACGCGCGTGGCGCTGATCCTGCAAGGTGCCGTGCAGGAACTGCACATCGAGCGCACGCTCTCGCGCGGCCTGGCCGGCAACATCTACCTGGGCAAGGTGGTACGGGTTCTGCCGGGCATGCAATCAGCCTTCATCGACATCGGTCTGGAGCGTGCCGCCTTCCTGCACGTGGCCGACATCTGGGAAGCCCGTCCGCACGACGGCCAGAACACGCCGGCCATTCCCATCGAGAAACTGCTGCACGATGGCCAGACCATCACGGTGCAGGTCATCAAGGACCCCATCGGCACCAAGGGAGCGCGGCTTTCCACGCAGATCTCCATTGCCGGGCGCATGCTGGTCTACCTGCCGCAGGACAAGCACATCGGCATCTCCCAGCGCATCGAGAATGAAGCCGAGCGCGAACTCTTGCGCAGCAAGGTGCAGGCGCTGCTGCCGCCGGAAGAAAAAGGCGGCTTCATCATCCGCACCATGGCCGAGGATGCCTCGGACACCGACCTGCAGATGGACGTGGAATACCTGCGCACCACCTGGGCCACCATCATCAAGCAGGCCAAGACCAAGCCGGCGCCCACGCTGCTGCATCAGGATCTGTCGCTGGCGCAGCGGGTGCTGCGTGATTTCGTCTCCGACCACACCGCCACCATCCAGGTCGATTCGCGCGAAAACTTCCACATGCTGCAGGAGTTCGGCGCCATCTATACGCCCTCGGTGCTGCCCAAGCTGATGCATTATCGCGGCGAACGCCCGCTGTTCGACCTGTATGGGGTGGAAGAAGAAATCGAGCGTGCCCTGGGCCGCCGTGTGGACCTGAAGTCGGGTGGCTACCTGATCGTCGACCAGACCGAGGCGATGACCACCATTGACGTCAACACCGGCAGCTTCGTCAACGGCCGCAACTTCGACGACACCATCTTCAAGACCAACCTCGAAGCAGCGCACGCCATCGCCCGCCAGCTGCGGCTGCGCAACCTGGGCGGCATCATCATCCTGGACTTCATCGATATGGAGAGCACGGAGCATCGCCAGGCCGTGCTGGCCGAGCTGGGCAAGGCTTTGCAGCGCGACCGTACCAAGATTTCGGTGTCGGGCTTTTCCACGCTGGGCCTGGTGGAAATGACCCGCAAGCGCACCCGCGAATCGCTGGCCCACATCCTCTGCGAGACCTGCCCGGCCTGCAAGGGTCGTGGCCAGGTCAAGACGCCGCGCACGGTGTGCTACGAGATCCTGCGCGAGGTCATGCGCGAAGCCAAGCAGTTCAATCCGCGCGAATTCCGCATCCTGGCCTCGCAGGTGGTGGTGGACATGTTCCTGGAAGAAGAATCTCAACACCTGGCCATGCTGGGCGATTTCATTGGCAAGCCGGTGTCGCTGCAGGTGCAGAGTGATTACCAGCAGGAGCAGTACGACATCATCCTCATGTAA
- a CDS encoding YebC/PmpR family DNA-binding transcriptional regulator produces MAGHSKWANIQHRKGRQDEKRGRVWTRLIKEITVAARMGGGDPDTNPRLRLAVDRASDANMPKDNVTRAIQRGTGALDGVNYEEVRYEGYGINGAAIIVDCMTDNRVRTVAEVRHAFSKFGGNMGTEGSVAFMFKHCGQLMYAPGTDENAVMEAALEAGAEDVITDDEGGIEVLTGPNDFAAVKSAMEAAGFKAEVAEITMKPSTETVFAGEDGVKMQKLLDALENLDDTQQLYTNAVIEE; encoded by the coding sequence ATGGCTGGACACAGCAAATGGGCCAATATTCAGCACCGTAAAGGCCGTCAGGATGAAAAGCGTGGTCGCGTCTGGACCCGACTGATCAAGGAAATCACCGTCGCTGCCCGCATGGGCGGGGGCGATCCGGACACCAACCCGCGCCTGCGCCTGGCGGTGGACCGCGCCTCCGACGCCAACATGCCCAAGGACAACGTGACCCGCGCCATCCAGCGCGGGACCGGCGCCCTGGATGGCGTGAACTATGAAGAAGTGCGCTACGAAGGCTATGGCATCAACGGCGCGGCCATCATCGTCGATTGCATGACCGACAACCGCGTGCGGACCGTGGCCGAAGTGCGCCACGCCTTCTCCAAGTTCGGCGGCAACATGGGTACCGAAGGTTCGGTAGCCTTCATGTTCAAGCACTGTGGCCAGCTGATGTACGCGCCCGGCACCGATGAAAATGCCGTCATGGAAGCCGCCCTGGAAGCCGGTGCCGAAGACGTCATCACCGACGACGAAGGTGGCATCGAAGTGCTGACCGGCCCGAACGACTTCGCCGCCGTGAAATCGGCCATGGAAGCCGCCGGCTTCAAGGCCGAGGTCGCCGAGATCACCATGAAGCCCTCCACCGAGACCGTGTTCGCGGGCGAGGATGGCGTGAAGATGCAGAAGCTGCTGGATGCGCTGGAGAACCTGGACGATACCCAGCAGCTCTATACCAATGCCGTGATCGAAGAATGA
- the hemF gene encoding oxygen-dependent coproporphyrinogen oxidase, translated as MTIHSNASTNTAAVKAYLQDLQQRIVAALEAADGKSFLSDSWERPEGGGGTSRLLEEGKLLERGGVGFSHVMGKNLPPSAAANRPHLAGRAWEAMGVSLVLHPRNPYVPTVHMNVRFFTTHAEGEEAVWWFGGGMDLTPYYGVKEDAVHFHRTCRDALQPYGEDLYPRFKKWCDDYFYLKHRKEPRGVGGIFFDDFNALPFEQAFAMQRSVGDAFLEAYLPIVAARRDTPYGERERDFQAYRRGRYVEFNLVFDRGTLFGLQSGGRTESILMSMPPLVKWRYDWHPQPGSPEAALYSDFLVHKEWL; from the coding sequence GTGACCATCCATTCCAACGCTTCCACCAACACCGCTGCCGTCAAGGCTTATCTGCAGGACCTGCAACAGCGCATCGTCGCGGCCCTGGAAGCCGCCGATGGCAAATCCTTCCTGTCGGACTCCTGGGAACGCCCCGAAGGCGGTGGGGGCACCTCGCGCCTGCTGGAAGAAGGCAAGCTGCTGGAACGCGGCGGCGTCGGTTTCTCGCACGTGATGGGCAAGAACCTGCCACCCTCGGCTGCGGCCAACCGTCCGCACCTGGCCGGGCGTGCGTGGGAAGCGATGGGCGTGTCGCTGGTGCTGCATCCGCGCAATCCCTACGTGCCGACGGTGCACATGAACGTGCGCTTCTTCACCACCCATGCGGAAGGCGAAGAAGCCGTCTGGTGGTTCGGCGGCGGCATGGACCTCACGCCCTACTACGGTGTGAAGGAAGATGCAGTCCACTTCCACCGCACCTGCCGCGATGCGCTGCAGCCCTATGGCGAAGACCTGTATCCGCGCTTCAAGAAGTGGTGCGATGACTATTTCTACCTGAAGCACCGCAAGGAGCCGCGCGGGGTGGGCGGTATCTTCTTCGATGACTTCAACGCCCTGCCCTTCGAGCAGGCCTTTGCCATGCAACGCAGCGTGGGCGATGCCTTCCTGGAGGCTTACCTGCCCATCGTGGCGGCGCGCCGCGATACGCCCTATGGCGAGCGTGAACGCGACTTCCAGGCCTATCGCCGGGGCCGCTATGTGGAATTCAACCTGGTCTTCGACCGGGGCACGCTATTCGGACTGCAGTCGGGCGGACGCACCGAATCCATCCTGATGTCCATGCCGCCGCTGGTGAAGTGGCGCTATGACTGGCATCCGCAACCGGGCAGCCCGGAAGCTGCGCTGTATTCGGACTTCCTGGTGCACAAGGAATGGCTGTAA